In Psychrobacter sp. JCM 18902, a single window of DNA contains:
- a CDS encoding CvpA family protein, with product MSGLDIVIAIVVLIGLWRGFQVGLIKTAVGLVGWFIALIAATRLAGVVSPQLSGMVQNPVLQMAMAFLLVVIIILAIMHLVAFVFSGVLKTLRLGVVDKMAGGVLGAAKNVLMVLVVLSVSAPLLVQMPQWQTSVLAPELLPYAPMGKALVSDVLGMAWDQVNQS from the coding sequence ATGAGTGGTCTGGATATCGTGATTGCTATTGTTGTTTTGATCGGCTTATGGCGCGGCTTTCAAGTCGGATTGATTAAAACAGCCGTTGGTCTAGTCGGTTGGTTTATTGCCCTGATCGCTGCCACACGTTTGGCAGGAGTAGTTTCGCCGCAACTATCAGGCATGGTACAAAACCCTGTTTTACAAATGGCAATGGCATTTTTATTGGTAGTGATAATCATATTGGCCATCATGCACTTAGTGGCATTTGTATTCTCAGGCGTGCTTAAAACCTTACGCTTGGGTGTTGTTGACAAAATGGCAGGTGGTGTACTGGGTGCTGCTAAAAATGTACTGATGGTCTTAGTTGTGCTTAGCGTCAGTGCGCCGTTACTGGTGCAAATGCCACAATGGCAAACGTCAGTGCTCGCGCCTGAGCTATTGCCTTATGCCCCGATGGGTAAAGCGTTGGTCTCAGATGTATTAGGTATGGCTTGGGATCAAGTCAATCAGTCGTAA
- a CDS encoding quinone-dependent dihydroorotate dehydrogenase yields MSYALLRPFLFKMDPEHAHEMTLSLLDKAHKARVLGLVYGQSMQPTDCMGLQFTNPVGLAAGLDKNGDYIDALAELGFGFIEVGTVTPRPQIGNDKPRLFRIKQADAIINRMGFNNQGIDYLIENVKRCQYKGNIGINIGKNADTPVEQAADDYVYCLERAYPHASYITVNISSPNTKNLRDLQSGEALTQLLDTIKNRHSQLATEYGFYVPLVLKVAPDLEPLQVDYISQQLLDFEIDGLIATNTTLSRVGVEDLPDGEQAGGLSGRPVSHISTQILQQFSDQLDGKVALIGVGGIDSGAKAVKKIEAGADMVQLYTGLIYRGPGLVQSCIQAIGGYYDAMEL; encoded by the coding sequence ATGTCTTATGCCTTACTTCGCCCTTTTTTGTTTAAGATGGATCCAGAGCACGCCCACGAGATGACCTTATCTTTATTAGATAAAGCTCATAAAGCACGTGTTTTAGGTTTGGTATACGGTCAGTCAATGCAGCCAACAGACTGCATGGGCTTGCAATTCACCAATCCGGTCGGCCTAGCGGCAGGACTGGATAAAAATGGTGATTATATCGATGCGTTGGCTGAGCTGGGCTTTGGTTTTATAGAAGTGGGCACGGTCACGCCAAGACCGCAAATAGGCAATGATAAGCCAAGGTTGTTTAGAATCAAGCAAGCGGATGCTATCATCAATCGAATGGGTTTCAATAACCAAGGTATCGATTATCTGATTGAAAACGTCAAGCGCTGTCAATACAAAGGCAATATTGGGATTAATATTGGTAAAAATGCCGATACGCCAGTAGAGCAAGCCGCCGATGATTATGTCTATTGTTTAGAGCGTGCTTATCCGCATGCCTCCTATATCACCGTTAATATCTCCTCACCAAATACTAAGAATCTGCGTGATTTACAAAGTGGCGAGGCATTGACTCAGCTTTTGGATACGATTAAAAATCGTCACAGCCAATTAGCCACTGAATATGGTTTTTATGTGCCACTGGTATTGAAAGTTGCGCCTGATCTAGAGCCGCTACAAGTGGATTATATCTCGCAGCAATTGCTCGATTTTGAGATTGATGGGTTGATTGCGACCAATACAACGTTGAGCCGTGTTGGTGTTGAAGATTTACCTGATGGTGAGCAAGCAGGTGGTCTATCCGGTCGCCCAGTCAGCCACATTAGTACCCAAATTTTACAACAGTTCTCCGATCAGCTAGATGGTAAAGTCGCTTTAATAGGCGTCGGCGGTATTGACAGTGGTGCAAAAGCCGTCAAAAAAATCGAAGCGGGTGCAGATATGGTGCAGCTCTATACGGGGCTCATTTATCGTGGTCCTGGGCTGGTACAGTCTTGTATTCAAGCAATCGGTGGCTATTACGACGCGATGGAGCTATAG
- a CDS encoding DUF4870 family protein, translating to MNQSSDRKPDTRSHQQTRTAEYQSNSSVEAAFDHEMTQQRQSYGASDNMSNGKRRSLITYNHITYFLYVISYFTAGLLWVVPIVMNYAKRHDAEGSWLSTHFDWQIKTFWYSIVFFFLGIIIITFALGGFGISMLADSNNIAIGSVLLAVFGLLIMIFTFIWHLYRIVRGWIALTDGRPVP from the coding sequence ATGAATCAATCTTCTGATCGCAAACCTGACACGCGTAGCCATCAGCAGACCAGAACTGCTGAATACCAGAGTAATTCGTCAGTTGAAGCTGCATTTGATCATGAAATGACTCAGCAAAGGCAGAGCTATGGGGCGAGTGACAATATGAGCAACGGTAAGCGCCGTTCTTTAATCACTTATAATCACATTACTTATTTTTTATACGTAATCAGCTATTTTACCGCTGGATTACTGTGGGTTGTACCAATTGTGATGAACTATGCGAAGCGCCATGACGCAGAGGGTTCGTGGTTGTCCACGCATTTCGATTGGCAGATTAAGACCTTTTGGTATAGCATCGTATTTTTCTTCTTAGGTATTATTATCATTACCTTTGCATTAGGGGGTTTTGGCATTAGTATGCTGGCTGATAGCAATAATATTGCCATTGGTTCGGTATTATTAGCGGTATTTGGCCTGCTAATCATGATTTTCACCTTCATATGGCATCTTTATCGTATCGTCCGTGGTTGGATAGCCCTGACGGATGGTCGTCCTGTACCTTAG
- the gspM gene encoding type II secretion system protein GspM — MKRLQRRTKDNNITPETSNSIGTNVLSTRVNNFQQMLSLRWQALSPRDQLALAVLSIFLLLFIGGYGGYSIHQAANDSKRDYQEQVADYFWLRAQAGNIDSNAMNAADGEAAMPPANSISALLNNSGIANAQVVATGDAVQLSFNHASQAVVSTALGKLEQQGWQFSQLSIQQDLVTKAIQVQATVTS; from the coding sequence ATGAAACGATTGCAGCGCCGCACCAAAGATAACAACATCACGCCAGAGACCAGTAACAGTATTGGAACCAATGTGCTGTCAACGCGTGTAAATAATTTCCAACAGATGCTATCGTTACGCTGGCAGGCACTTTCGCCGCGTGACCAGTTGGCATTGGCCGTACTGTCTATTTTCTTATTATTGTTCATTGGTGGCTATGGTGGTTATAGTATTCATCAAGCGGCAAACGACAGTAAGCGCGACTATCAAGAGCAAGTGGCTGATTACTTTTGGTTGCGTGCCCAAGCTGGCAATATCGATAGTAATGCGATGAATGCAGCGGATGGTGAAGCGGCCATGCCACCTGCCAATAGTATCAGTGCATTGTTAAACAATTCAGGTATTGCCAACGCCCAAGTCGTTGCAACGGGTGATGCCGTGCAACTGAGCTTCAATCATGCCAGTCAAGCAGTGGTCAGCACCGCACTTGGCAAACTCGAACAGCAAGGTTGGCAATTCAGTCAGCTATCGATACAGCAAGACTTGGTTACCAAAGCCATTCAAGTACAAGCGACTGTCACCTCATAA
- the gspL gene encoding type II secretion system protein GspL → MLHVWLRAQHSPLAVWHEDIQQWQTVDGWQQLQTIYGNYKTNAQKTLCLYFPSSHILQVDTELNATQLKQLGNSGKQYLFEETSLTPVEQLAIRQISEADNHQLYALAQSDIESWQQSAKLAGMSITALLPDFLLLPTPDEGAGQQVTLYQDEHTMLLRQSLRQGMAVSYLPLIFERFPHLSEVNILPPITALDDLSKPTNSSMSTSFMAQTAALVADHQLLLTTLTTPPKPVDSPERHALNFFIKSTDSKLSPYLRVAAMVALSALVLQMATDGLQWYQYNKAAVATKAEIAAQYQAWFPNEPLSSRTKLQVQLQPKLRSDSQAPASHMAALTRISPLIKQSSLRAQALVMEPSALSFTLIAPDRNSLDKFTSTLVAQGLNAKLAQVNSNEQGQFSGQVTVNVVENNNTTQTNVAAS, encoded by the coding sequence GTGTTACATGTTTGGTTACGAGCGCAGCATAGCCCGCTAGCTGTCTGGCATGAAGATATTCAGCAATGGCAAACGGTTGATGGTTGGCAACAGCTGCAAACGATCTATGGTAATTATAAAACCAATGCGCAGAAGACTTTGTGTCTATATTTTCCATCAAGCCATATATTGCAGGTAGATACTGAGCTGAATGCGACTCAGCTTAAACAGCTGGGCAATAGCGGCAAGCAATACTTGTTTGAAGAGACATCCTTGACCCCTGTCGAGCAATTGGCGATTCGGCAAATCAGTGAAGCCGATAATCACCAACTGTATGCACTGGCGCAAAGCGATATCGAGTCATGGCAGCAGAGTGCTAAGCTCGCTGGCATGAGCATAACGGCGTTACTGCCTGATTTTCTATTGTTGCCAACGCCAGATGAAGGGGCAGGTCAGCAAGTAACACTGTATCAAGATGAGCACACCATGCTACTGCGTCAGTCATTGCGACAAGGTATGGCTGTCAGTTATTTGCCCTTAATTTTTGAACGTTTCCCGCATTTAAGTGAAGTGAATATATTACCGCCCATAACGGCTTTAGATGATCTTTCAAAGCCAACAAATTCGTCAATGTCCACAAGCTTTATGGCACAAACGGCCGCGCTTGTTGCAGATCATCAGTTATTATTAACCACATTGACTACGCCGCCCAAGCCTGTTGACAGCCCTGAGCGTCACGCGCTTAATTTCTTTATTAAATCAACGGACTCAAAGCTCTCACCGTATTTGCGTGTGGCAGCGATGGTCGCGTTATCGGCACTGGTATTACAGATGGCGACCGATGGCCTGCAGTGGTATCAGTATAATAAGGCGGCGGTAGCGACCAAAGCTGAGATTGCGGCGCAGTATCAAGCTTGGTTTCCAAATGAGCCATTAAGCTCACGCACCAAACTGCAAGTGCAATTACAACCAAAGCTGCGCAGTGACAGCCAAGCACCAGCCTCTCATATGGCAGCATTGACTCGCATATCCCCGTTAATCAAGCAGTCTTCACTGCGGGCGCAAGCGTTAGTGATGGAGCCATCAGCACTCAGCTTTACCTTGATTGCCCCTGATCGTAATAGTCTTGATAAATTTACGAGCACACTTGTTGCGCAGGGTTTAAATGCCAAGCTTGCACAGGTAAACAGTAATGAACAAGGGCAGTTTAGTGGTCAGGTTACGGTGAATGTCGTAGAAAATAATAACACGACGCAAACCAATGTAGCGGCATCATAA
- a CDS encoding SixA phosphatase family protein, translated as MKIILVRHGQAEDESRPDSARQLTDFGQQQAMQTAEYVMTHYHPDCFVVSPYDRAQQTLAAFQTRAPKVPVIVQQNITPSDDARQALIDIANIDAERLVVVCHMSIVAYIAGLLTGDYPESFSLAEARVFEMDFVMAGMAKEIDRFVPEQPY; from the coding sequence ATGAAAATTATACTAGTACGTCATGGTCAAGCAGAAGATGAGTCGCGCCCAGACAGCGCGCGCCAGTTAACTGACTTTGGTCAACAGCAAGCAATGCAGACGGCAGAGTATGTGATGACTCACTATCATCCTGATTGTTTTGTCGTCAGTCCCTATGATAGAGCGCAGCAGACGCTAGCAGCATTTCAAACGCGCGCGCCCAAGGTTCCAGTAATCGTACAGCAAAATATCACGCCTTCTGATGATGCGCGTCAAGCTTTAATAGATATTGCGAATATTGACGCTGAGCGTCTGGTAGTGGTGTGTCATATGTCTATCGTTGCTTATATCGCTGGTCTATTAACTGGTGATTATCCTGAATCATTTTCTCTTGCAGAAGCAAGGGTGTTTGAGATGGACTTTGTAATGGCAGGTATGGCAAAAGAGATTGATCGTTTTGTGCCTGAGCAGCCGTATTGA
- a CDS encoding NAD(P)H-dependent glycerol-3-phosphate dehydrogenase: MNSPNDSNKDISSDNTEVNTNAPEKQNSLLAGIIERATKSGIGRKKLNPSAVESAVAKNMADIHSNPTKLRLAFLGGGSFGTAMANLAARNGCDTTLWVRNKRTVKAMVKTQTNKKYLPGYKLDDSLKYSHDLAAAVKDKDIVFIAVPGLAFRETLKNIAPFISGQSIVSLTKGMEKDTFAMMSDIIKDELPEVNFGVMSGPNLAIEIMKNMPSATVIASESEPLRHAVQAALHSAFFRVFASDDVKGVELGGALKNIYAIAMGMAAAYDVGENTKAMILTRALAEMSRFGVEAGANPLTFLGLSGVGDLYATCSSELSRNYRIGNMLGRGMSIEAAVKKLGQTAEGVNTIQQVHEKATKQGIYMPITHALYAVIYEDKAALGVALHLMEAGFRSDVEFVMAHDHSNAALTAQMKTSSDSTDDESGDTDSK, from the coding sequence ATGAACAGCCCTAATGATAGCAACAAAGACATCAGTAGCGATAATACTGAGGTGAATACGAATGCCCCTGAAAAGCAAAACAGTCTGCTGGCAGGTATCATCGAACGTGCTACCAAATCGGGTATTGGTCGTAAAAAACTCAATCCTAGCGCGGTAGAATCAGCAGTGGCAAAAAACATGGCGGATATTCACAGCAATCCTACCAAGCTACGTTTGGCGTTTTTAGGCGGTGGTAGTTTTGGTACAGCAATGGCAAACTTGGCTGCACGCAATGGCTGTGATACCACGCTGTGGGTACGTAACAAGCGTACGGTAAAGGCGATGGTAAAAACGCAGACCAATAAAAAATATTTACCAGGTTATAAGCTGGATGACAGCCTTAAATACAGCCATGACTTGGCAGCAGCCGTCAAAGATAAAGATATCGTTTTTATTGCGGTGCCTGGTTTGGCTTTTCGTGAGACCCTAAAAAATATTGCACCATTTATCAGTGGTCAGTCTATTGTGTCATTGACCAAAGGTATGGAGAAAGATACTTTTGCCATGATGAGCGACATTATTAAAGATGAGCTACCTGAAGTGAATTTTGGTGTCATGTCGGGGCCAAACCTTGCGATAGAGATCATGAAAAACATGCCATCAGCGACCGTTATTGCCAGTGAGTCTGAGCCATTGCGCCATGCCGTACAAGCCGCATTACATAGTGCGTTTTTTCGAGTGTTTGCCAGTGATGATGTCAAAGGTGTGGAGCTTGGCGGCGCGCTAAAGAATATCTATGCGATTGCTATGGGAATGGCGGCGGCTTATGATGTTGGCGAAAATACCAAGGCAATGATATTGACTCGTGCTTTGGCAGAGATGAGCCGCTTTGGGGTTGAGGCGGGTGCGAATCCGCTTACCTTCTTAGGATTGTCTGGTGTGGGTGATTTATACGCTACTTGTAGCTCAGAGCTCAGTCGTAACTATCGTATCGGCAACATGCTCGGTCGTGGTATGAGTATTGAGGCCGCGGTGAAAAAACTCGGTCAAACGGCTGAAGGGGTCAATACCATTCAGCAAGTGCATGAGAAAGCCACCAAGCAAGGCATCTACATGCCTATTACCCATGCATTGTATGCGGTCATTTATGAAGATAAAGCAGCATTAGGTGTGGCATTACATCTCATGGAAGCGGGCTTCCGTAGTGACGTTGAATTTGTAATGGCGCATGATCATAGTAATGCGGCGCTAACTGCGCAGATGAAGACGTCAAGCGATAGCACTGATGATGAAAGTGGCGATACTGACAGTAAGTAA
- a CDS encoding nitroreductase encodes MTTSDENDKKLSTKDITIDSMPISSEEMIGWINSRRSMGNLDTPAPTQAQIETAIECAATAPDHKKLRPWRFIVTQGDARYELGKALVTAAQAKAVQEGDTLSEKDIAKTQAMPLRAPVIITVVTKIQAHKKVPPFEQMLSAGAAVQNLILALKAQGFSTVWRTGLLCNEAAVKSHFDVGPDDYVTAFVYTGTSPKNEPARKPIDIESLVRFES; translated from the coding sequence ATGACTACATCCGACGAAAATGATAAAAAACTGTCGACCAAAGACATCACCATAGACAGTATGCCGATTAGCAGTGAAGAAATGATTGGCTGGATCAATTCAAGGCGCAGTATGGGCAATCTAGACACGCCAGCACCCACACAAGCCCAAATTGAAACAGCGATTGAGTGTGCAGCGACTGCACCAGATCATAAAAAACTGCGCCCATGGCGTTTTATAGTGACGCAGGGAGATGCGCGTTATGAATTGGGAAAGGCCTTGGTCACAGCAGCCCAAGCTAAAGCGGTGCAAGAGGGCGACACGCTGTCCGAAAAAGACATCGCAAAAACTCAGGCCATGCCATTAAGAGCGCCCGTCATCATTACAGTTGTCACAAAAATACAAGCGCATAAAAAAGTCCCCCCTTTTGAACAAATGCTAAGTGCGGGTGCGGCTGTACAAAACCTGATTTTGGCGCTAAAAGCCCAAGGCTTTAGTACAGTGTGGCGTACGGGACTGCTATGTAATGAAGCTGCTGTTAAATCACATTTTGACGTTGGTCCAGATGATTATGTGACGGCGTTTGTTTATACTGGCACCAGCCCCAAAAATGAACCCGCCCGTAAACCGATTGATATCGAGTCTTTAGTGCGATTTGAGTCATAA
- the zapE gene encoding cell division protein ZapE, with protein sequence MSLSPLQRYEQAVSTDEFTRDEQQFKAMSYLDEIHHQLINSAPQKKGFFSFLKPKPTAPTGLYMWGGVGRGKTWMMDMFYDSLTIDRKMRLHFHHFMQRVHQELNKLQGESDPLEKVADIIYAEAVIICFDEFFVSNVSDAMILGDLFTMLFNRGITLVATSNIEPSGLYKDGLHRDRFMPAIAEVERHTTVMNIDSGIDYRLRVLQQAELYESPMTKANHHWLANRFASLSNNQKISNEPITINGREIRINARTEDILFCDFRHLCMEPRSASDFIEIAKQFSTVLVNAVPALDDDLRDPTRRFIYLVDEFYDRRVKLLVRAQQSILDLYQGEKLAFEIERTRSRLLEMQSEDYLRMEHRVDDAA encoded by the coding sequence ATGAGTTTATCTCCATTGCAACGTTACGAGCAAGCCGTCAGTACAGATGAGTTTACTCGAGATGAGCAGCAATTTAAGGCCATGAGCTATCTTGATGAGATACATCATCAGCTCATCAATAGTGCGCCACAGAAGAAAGGCTTTTTTAGCTTTTTAAAGCCCAAGCCGACAGCACCAACGGGTTTGTATATGTGGGGCGGGGTAGGTCGTGGTAAAACATGGATGATGGACATGTTTTATGATTCATTGACCATTGATCGCAAGATGCGCCTGCATTTTCATCATTTCATGCAGCGCGTTCATCAAGAGCTAAACAAGCTGCAAGGTGAGAGTGACCCATTAGAAAAAGTCGCCGACATCATTTATGCAGAAGCGGTTATTATCTGTTTCGATGAGTTCTTTGTTTCTAACGTTTCTGATGCCATGATTTTAGGTGATTTGTTCACCATGCTATTCAATCGTGGTATTACATTGGTCGCCACCTCAAATATTGAGCCATCAGGATTGTATAAAGATGGCTTACATCGTGACCGTTTTATGCCTGCTATCGCTGAAGTGGAGCGTCATACTACGGTGATGAATATCGATTCTGGTATCGACTATCGTTTGCGCGTATTGCAGCAGGCAGAGCTATATGAATCGCCTATGACGAAAGCGAATCATCATTGGTTAGCCAACCGTTTTGCCAGTTTATCCAATAACCAAAAAATCAGTAATGAGCCGATTACGATTAATGGTCGCGAAATTAGAATTAACGCTCGCACTGAGGATATTTTATTCTGTGATTTCCGTCATTTATGTATGGAGCCACGATCAGCATCTGATTTCATCGAAATCGCCAAGCAATTCAGCACAGTATTGGTCAATGCCGTGCCTGCCTTAGACGATGACTTACGTGATCCGACCCGTCGGTTTATTTATCTGGTTGATGAGTTTTATGATCGCCGTGTTAAGTTGCTGGTTAGAGCGCAGCAGTCCATTTTGGATCTATATCAAGGAGAGAAATTGGCGTTTGAGATTGAACGGACACGCTCGCGCTTGCTTGAGATGCAGTCAGAGGATTATTTGCGCATGGAGCATCGGGTCGATGATGCGGCATAA
- a CDS encoding alpha/beta hydrolase, with protein sequence MPLIPAPAGVLEVDALWQQDNPNNPNTDTVALLCHPNPLFDGTMNNKVVTTMYRFARDNGMHVVRFNFRGVGQSTGEHDYADGEVVDAMTVLQWIAEQTNARKLWLGGFSFGGYVTARVAEQVLEAPHIWGLGDFEITKIALIAPSVEKNDSSDISLPADKTFEIYGNADEVIDPDNMQAFAERLGIAVSVVDGAGHFFHGRLSELKGLLEKHTFGSDS encoded by the coding sequence ATGCCATTAATTCCTGCTCCTGCTGGCGTGCTCGAAGTCGACGCGCTTTGGCAACAAGACAATCCTAACAATCCAAATACCGATACAGTGGCGTTACTGTGTCATCCCAATCCGTTATTCGACGGCACGATGAATAATAAAGTGGTGACGACGATGTATCGCTTTGCTCGTGATAATGGTATGCACGTGGTACGCTTTAACTTTCGCGGTGTCGGGCAGTCGACTGGCGAGCACGATTATGCGGATGGTGAAGTCGTAGATGCAATGACCGTGCTACAATGGATTGCAGAGCAAACCAATGCGCGCAAGTTATGGTTGGGTGGTTTTTCTTTTGGCGGTTATGTGACAGCACGGGTGGCTGAGCAGGTGCTCGAAGCCCCTCATATTTGGGGGCTAGGCGATTTTGAGATTACTAAAATCGCCCTTATTGCTCCATCCGTTGAAAAAAATGACAGCAGTGATATAAGCTTGCCAGCCGATAAAACGTTTGAGATTTATGGCAATGCTGATGAAGTGATTGACCCTGATAATATGCAAGCATTTGCGGAGCGATTAGGGATTGCTGTCAGCGTTGTAGATGGCGCAGGGCACTTTTTTCATGGGCGTCTGTCAGAATTGAAAGGCTTATTAGAAAAGCATACCTTTGGTAGCGACTCTTAG
- the xseA gene encoding exodeoxyribonuclease VII large subunit, with protein sequence MRKPNLSNMKPAKVLAPAKDLATLEAELAEQENNIEVNLEDTVLRLSDYLSAVDMVIKQTFNHRVWVKAEIRNLSSKGGHYYFELAEKDDDGKVIASCRGNLWRFKAARVLAKFERATGMPLDRDLTVLLKVSAGFHAQYGFSLTIEDIDPSYTLGDLARQYAEMVDRLTGEGLLNLNQQLPVPFDIEHVLVIAPEKAAGLGDFQADADRLARTGACHFHYHNATFQGNHAPSEIRQAIVNAQQQFFDTYERLPDLLVIIRGGGAVGDLAYLNDYELAALVAEQPIPVWVGIGHERDKVILDEVAHTSFDTPSKVIAAIMTHLAQLVTQTLQYQAQIKQAAQRQLNTAEQQTTRQLSQIQSQTIGQLTALQKDSDYAWRSIQQSAQRQVKQAARLTSELRTQTQAAAYQQLTVAASASQNNQKTIMHSAQQQLIQAQRDSEHLRDIVLLHRPSRVLKQGYTMLTDAKDKQILTSGMQLHPEQTVHILLKDGKAKAQIIDVNINK encoded by the coding sequence ATGCGCAAACCCAACCTGTCAAATATGAAACCAGCTAAGGTATTAGCGCCTGCTAAAGATTTAGCGACCTTGGAAGCCGAGTTAGCTGAGCAAGAAAATAATATTGAAGTCAATTTAGAAGATACCGTTCTGCGATTGAGTGACTATTTATCAGCCGTTGATATGGTTATCAAACAGACCTTTAACCACCGTGTATGGGTAAAAGCAGAGATTCGCAATCTATCTAGTAAAGGCGGGCATTATTACTTTGAATTGGCAGAAAAAGATGATGACGGTAAGGTCATTGCTAGCTGCCGCGGCAATCTTTGGCGCTTTAAAGCCGCGCGGGTATTAGCAAAATTTGAGCGCGCAACTGGCATGCCCCTTGATCGTGATTTGACAGTATTGCTCAAAGTATCCGCAGGCTTCCATGCGCAATATGGCTTCTCTCTCACTATTGAAGATATTGACCCTAGCTACACGTTAGGCGACTTGGCGCGACAATATGCAGAGATGGTCGATCGCTTGACGGGAGAAGGCTTATTAAACCTGAATCAACAGCTGCCTGTTCCGTTTGATATTGAGCATGTGCTGGTCATTGCCCCTGAAAAAGCCGCTGGATTAGGTGATTTTCAAGCCGACGCTGATCGCTTAGCGCGCACAGGTGCCTGTCATTTCCATTATCATAACGCGACCTTTCAGGGTAATCATGCGCCAAGCGAAATCCGCCAAGCAATCGTTAACGCCCAGCAGCAGTTTTTTGATACTTATGAGCGCCTGCCAGACTTATTAGTCATTATTCGTGGCGGCGGTGCGGTCGGTGATTTAGCCTATCTAAATGATTATGAATTGGCAGCATTGGTTGCAGAGCAGCCTATCCCTGTCTGGGTTGGCATTGGTCACGAGCGTGATAAAGTGATCTTAGATGAAGTCGCGCATACTAGCTTTGATACCCCATCAAAGGTGATTGCCGCTATCATGACGCATTTAGCCCAGCTCGTCACTCAAACGCTGCAATACCAAGCGCAAATCAAGCAAGCAGCCCAACGTCAATTAAACACCGCTGAGCAGCAAACGACACGCCAGTTGAGCCAAATACAATCGCAAACAATTGGTCAATTAACCGCTCTGCAAAAAGACAGTGATTATGCGTGGCGTAGTATTCAGCAAAGCGCTCAGCGACAGGTCAAGCAAGCCGCCAGACTCACCAGCGAGCTACGCACACAGACTCAAGCAGCGGCCTATCAGCAGTTAACAGTGGCTGCTAGTGCCAGTCAAAATAACCAAAAAACGATTATGCATTCGGCACAGCAGCAGTTAATACAAGCACAGCGTGATAGCGAACATCTGCGTGATATTGTGCTCCTGCATCGCCCTTCTCGGGTGCTCAAGCAAGGCTATACCATGCTTACTGATGCAAAAGATAAGCAAATACTGACCAGCGGTATGCAGCTCCATCCAGAACAAACGGTGCACATCCTCTTAAAGGACGGTAAAGCAAAAGCACAGATTATTGACGTAAACATTAATAAATAA
- the xseB gene encoding exodeoxyribonuclease VII small subunit, whose translation MTTPTRKRKKAAPKTFKAAYDILKTNAAELQQQDEPDIDNLMTTVEESIAAYRVCETRINAVQQALDAAFAEEEDKTENSDS comes from the coding sequence ATGACAACCCCTACTCGCAAACGCAAAAAAGCCGCCCCAAAAACCTTTAAGGCGGCTTATGATATTCTAAAAACCAATGCCGCTGAATTACAGCAACAAGATGAGCCAGATATTGATAATCTGATGACCACAGTGGAAGAGTCAATTGCTGCTTATCGCGTTTGCGAAACCCGTATCAATGCGGTACAGCAAGCACTAGATGCCGCTTTTGCTGAAGAAGAAGATAAAACAGAGAATAGCGACAGTTAA